Part of the bacterium genome is shown below.
TGGATCTGATCCAGGAGGGGAATATCGGCCTCATGAAGGCGGTCGACAAGTTCGAATACCGCCGCGGCTACAAGTTCTCCACGTACGCGACGTGGTGGATCAGGCAGGCCATAACGCGCGCGATCGCGGACCAGGCGCGCACGATCCGCATACCGGTGCACATGATTGAGACCATCAACAAGCTCGTGCGCACCTCAAGGTATCTGGTGCAGGAGCTGGGCCGCGAGCCCCTGCCCGAGGAGATAGCGCTCAAGATGGAGCTGCCGATAGAGAAGGTCCGCAAGGTGCTCAAGATCGCGAAGGAGCCGATATCGCTCGAGACGCCGATCGGCGAGGAGGAGGACAGCCATCTGGGCGATTTCATCGAGGATAAGTCGGTGGTCTCGCCGACCGATTCGGTCGTCAACATGAGCCTCTCCGACCAGACGAGGCAGGTGCTCGCGACGCTGACGCCGAGGGAGGAGAAGGTCCTCAGGATGAGATTCGGCATCGGGGAAAAATCCGACCACACGCTCGAAGAGGTGGGCCGCGACTTCTCGGTCACCCGCGAACGCATAAGGCAGATAGAGGCTAAGGCGCTGAGGAAGCTCAGGCACCCGAGCAGGGCCAAGAAGCTCCGCAGCTTTATCGAGTGGTGATATACGGGAAATGAGGGGAGGAGAGATGCAGGTATCGCGGGAGCTGGATTACGGCATCAGAGCGATGGTGGTCTTGTCCGCTCACGAGAGGGAGGTCCTCTCCAAGAGGACGATCGCCGGCGAGTTTCGTATCCCTGTCAATTTTCTCGCCCTGATATTGCCCAAGCTCGTGCGCTCCGGGCTCGTGGAATCGCTTCCCGGGCCGAAGGGGGGCTACAGGATCGCGAAGCCAGCTTCGAAGATATCGATGTACGACGTGGTGATCGCCATCGAGAACGAGGTGGCGTTCAACCGTTGCCTCGCCGTCAAACCCAGCTGCGAGTCCAAGGGAAACTGCCCCGTGTCGCTGGTCTGGAAAAAACTCCAATGCGACGCGATGGATTATCTCAAGGGCGTGACGTTCGAAAGTCTGGCGACTAATTTTGAGAAGTCTTTATAGTTCGTCCGAACCGGGGGATCATATGAAAAAATGGGCTCTCTGGGCGGCGATCGCCGCCGCTGTCCTTGGCCTCGTCTCCGCAGCTCTCGCCACCTTCCAGCGCTTCAGGATCTATCGGGAGGGGCTCGAGAAACCCAGCTTTTGCGCGTTCAGTGAGACGGTAAACTGCGACACTGTGAACGCCAGCTCCTACTCGGAATTCCTGGGCGTACCGATCGCCTGGTGGGGTGTCTGCTTCTATGCGGCGATCGCTGGGCTGGCGCTCTTCGCCGCCCTCTCCAGGAAAGACAAGCGGGCCACGGTCTCGGCCGCCTGGTTCATGTCCTGCGGCGGCATCGCATACAGCGCATTCCTCGCCTACATATCCTTCTTCGTGCTCCGCGTCCTCTGCGTCGAATGCATGGCCATGTACCTGGCAAACATCCTGCTGTTCTTATTTCTGTTCGCAGCACTGGGCATCCCGGTCGGATCGGCCGCAAGATTCGTAAAGGATTACGCGCTGGCCGTCTTCGGCAGGCGCTCGAATCTCGGGTTCAGCCCGGCGGTCGTCCGACACGCCGTAGCGGTCGGCGCCGTGTTCTTCGTGGGCTGGATCGCCATCTCGCAGGTGCAGGCAAAGGGCGGGGCCGGGATGTCCAAGACCGGACTCGACGAGAAGGTGAAGGCCTTCTCGATGCAGTCGCTGAGCGAGATCGAGATCGATCCCGAATGGCCGGTGTGGGGGAATCCCGACGCAGCGGTCACGTTGGTCGAGTTCAGCGAGTATCAATGTCCGTTCTGCAGGATGGCGGCTTTCAACGTGAAGCCGTATCTGAACGAGTTCAAGGGTGACATCCGCTATTATTTCGTCAATTTTCCGCTGGACAACAGCTGCAACGACGACATGGAAAGGCCCATGCATCCCTACGCCTGCTATGCGGCCAGGGCTGCGTACTGCGCTGAAAAGCGAGGGGACTTCTGGGCCTTCCACGACGACCTCTTCAGGTCGCAGGCCGGCATGAACGAGGAGAAGATCCTGGGGCTCGCCGAGAAGCGCGGCTGGGACAGGGAGG
Proteins encoded:
- a CDS encoding Rrf2 family transcriptional regulator; its protein translation is MQVSRELDYGIRAMVVLSAHEREVLSKRTIAGEFRIPVNFLALILPKLVRSGLVESLPGPKGGYRIAKPASKISMYDVVIAIENEVAFNRCLAVKPSCESKGNCPVSLVWKKLQCDAMDYLKGVTFESLATNFEKSL
- a CDS encoding vitamin K epoxide reductase family protein, which gives rise to MKKWALWAAIAAAVLGLVSAALATFQRFRIYREGLEKPSFCAFSETVNCDTVNASSYSEFLGVPIAWWGVCFYAAIAGLALFAALSRKDKRATVSAAWFMSCGGIAYSAFLAYISFFVLRVLCVECMAMYLANILLFLFLFAALGIPVGSAARFVKDYALAVFGRRSNLGFSPAVVRHAVAVGAVFFVGWIAISQVQAKGGAGMSKTGLDEKVKAFSMQSLSEIEIDPEWPVWGNPDAAVTLVEFSEYQCPFCRMAAFNVKPYLNEFKGDIRYYFVNFPLDNSCNDDMERPMHPYACYAARAAYCAEKRGDFWAFHDDLFRSQAGMNEEKILGLAEKRGWDREDFLGCVNSPEADESVRRDIEAGRKIYITGTPTLYLNGRKLKYWRDSKYLQALVKQEIRKAKKQGR